In one window of Pseudomonadota bacterium DNA:
- a CDS encoding Na+/H+ antiporter NhaC family protein: MGLCLTAAENKVATIVRGMYALMFSLCVAASAHALTIDSPKVALKEVGSEITISGVEPGSAITLIVDDKPRVQTADDNGKTTFGDVLANHSIVAQSATGENQTLRLIPGWLSILPPLIAILLALVFRSVIPALFFGIWIGAATLIGFGPKGLFQGLLNAFEHYVTEALADRSHAQIMLFTFMIGGMVGIVSRSGGMAAIVQSVIRKAKTAISGQVAVWAMGLVIFFDDYSNTLVVGNTARPITDRLNISREKLAYIVDSTSAPVATVALITTWIGYQLGLIKESVDQLPQYNEAAYSIFLNSLAYSFYPFFALLFVLAVAVTGRDFGPMLKAERRARAGNVKTTMIEGSVAAEGDEIEAKPGVEPRAIIAIVPILVLIGGLLIGLYVTGKSDTTESLRDIVGNADSYKALMWASICSVLAAAFLAMGYRVLNVHETVDAWYRGVRAMLLAMTVLVLAWALSNVTNDLSTAAYLVSKLEETLPLALVPATIFIVSALTAFSTGTSWGTMGILMPLIIPLAWAIMTVNGADNPAGYHIIYSAVSCNLAGAVWGDHCSPISDTTVLSSTASGCDHIEHVRTQIPYAMLVGVVAISVGTIPTGFGLPWWISMLAGMALLLVALRVFGRRA; this comes from the coding sequence ATGGGGCTTTGTCTAACAGCGGCGGAGAACAAGGTGGCGACAATCGTGCGGGGAATGTATGCGCTGATGTTCAGTTTGTGCGTGGCGGCCAGCGCTCACGCGTTGACCATCGATTCACCAAAGGTTGCGCTCAAAGAGGTCGGCAGTGAAATTACGATTTCTGGCGTTGAACCTGGCAGCGCCATCACCCTGATCGTCGACGACAAACCGCGGGTGCAGACAGCCGATGACAACGGCAAAACCACCTTCGGTGACGTGCTCGCCAACCACTCGATTGTGGCGCAAAGTGCGACGGGCGAAAACCAAACGCTCCGACTCATCCCAGGCTGGCTGTCGATACTGCCGCCACTCATCGCCATTTTGTTGGCACTAGTGTTTCGCAGTGTCATCCCGGCGCTGTTTTTCGGCATCTGGATTGGTGCAGCAACATTGATCGGTTTTGGCCCAAAGGGTTTGTTTCAAGGCCTGCTCAACGCGTTTGAGCACTATGTGACTGAGGCACTCGCCGACCGCTCGCACGCGCAAATCATGTTGTTCACATTCATGATCGGCGGCATGGTAGGCATCGTTTCGCGCTCGGGGGGCATGGCTGCGATTGTGCAGTCAGTTATTCGCAAAGCGAAAACCGCGATATCGGGTCAGGTCGCGGTCTGGGCCATGGGCCTGGTGATCTTCTTCGACGACTACAGCAACACGCTGGTGGTCGGCAATACCGCCCGCCCCATCACAGACCGTCTCAATATCTCACGGGAAAAGCTTGCGTATATCGTCGACTCAACTTCCGCGCCGGTAGCAACGGTGGCCCTGATCACAACCTGGATCGGCTATCAGCTTGGACTGATCAAAGAGTCTGTGGATCAGCTACCGCAATACAATGAAGCGGCTTACAGTATTTTTCTCAACTCGTTGGCGTACAGCTTCTATCCGTTTTTCGCGCTGCTGTTCGTGCTCGCGGTAGCCGTTACGGGCCGCGACTTTGGTCCCATGCTGAAAGCCGAACGCCGGGCGCGGGCGGGCAACGTCAAAACCACGATGATCGAAGGATCCGTCGCGGCTGAAGGCGATGAGATAGAAGCCAAGCCGGGCGTCGAGCCACGCGCGATAATTGCGATCGTACCGATACTCGTGCTCATCGGCGGATTGCTTATCGGGCTATATGTAACGGGCAAGAGTGACACCACTGAATCACTGCGGGACATCGTCGGCAACGCAGATTCCTATAAAGCGCTAATGTGGGCGTCAATCTGTAGCGTGCTGGCGGCTGCTTTTCTTGCCATGGGCTATCGCGTACTGAATGTGCATGAAACCGTGGACGCTTGGTACCGGGGCGTGCGCGCCATGCTGTTGGCGATGACGGTTCTGGTGCTGGCGTGGGCACTTTCAAACGTCACCAACGATCTGAGTACGGCCGCGTATCTAGTATCGAAACTCGAGGAGACGCTACCACTTGCCCTGGTGCCCGCAACGATCTTTATCGTATCGGCCCTCACCGCGTTCTCAACCGGCACGAGTTGGGGCACGATGGGCATTTTGATGCCCCTGATCATACCGCTGGCATGGGCCATTATGACGGTCAACGGCGCGGACAATCCGGCGGGCTATCACATCATCTATTCAGCCGTTTCTTGCAATCTTGCCGGTGCCGTGTGGGGTGACCACTGCTCGCCGATTTCCGACACCACGGTGCTCTCCTCAACCGCCAGCGGCTGCGACCACATCGAACACGTACGCACACAGATCCCCTACGCCATGCTGGTCGGTGTCGTCGCGATCAGTGTGGGCACCATCCCTACTGGTTTCGGCTTACCTTGGTGGATTTCGATGCTCGCGGGCATGGCGCTGCTGCTCGTGGCCTTACGCGTGTTTGGCCGCCGCGCTTAG
- the fdhD gene encoding formate dehydrogenase accessory sulfurtransferase FdhD, translated as MPHSMKSVAITRRREADCAIDNDHVATEEPMEVRLRHQVDGKWTERSISITMRTPGNDAELAAGFLFTEGIVRDASDIAHAEHCGPPNASGLRNVVKVTLAEGVTVDVGKLMRNFYTTSSCGVCGKSSLEALDVETRFTIPAPRPMLTDAALIDAPAKLRATQSLFDSTGGIHASGLLDRAGDLLAVREDVGRHNALDKLIGHALGERALPLSECAVLLSGRASFELLQKSLMAGVPIVAAVGAPSSLAIECAEANNMTLVGFLRGSGFNVYSGPERIMFDR; from the coding sequence ATGCCTCACTCAATGAAATCCGTGGCGATCACGCGTCGTCGTGAAGCTGACTGCGCGATCGATAACGACCACGTGGCAACCGAAGAGCCGATGGAAGTACGCCTTCGCCATCAAGTGGACGGTAAGTGGACCGAGCGCAGTATCTCGATCACGATGCGTACGCCCGGGAATGATGCGGAACTCGCTGCCGGCTTTTTGTTCACCGAAGGTATTGTGCGTGACGCGTCGGACATCGCGCACGCTGAGCACTGCGGTCCGCCCAACGCCAGCGGCCTGCGCAATGTGGTCAAAGTAACCCTCGCGGAGGGCGTCACGGTCGATGTCGGCAAGCTCATGCGCAATTTTTACACGACGTCCAGTTGTGGCGTGTGCGGCAAAAGCTCGCTCGAGGCGCTCGATGTGGAAACTCGATTCACCATTCCGGCGCCACGACCGATGTTGACCGATGCTGCGCTCATTGATGCCCCAGCGAAACTGCGCGCCACACAGTCTCTGTTTGATTCCACCGGGGGGATCCACGCCTCGGGATTGCTCGATCGCGCCGGTGATTTGCTGGCAGTGCGGGAGGATGTCGGGCGTCATAATGCCCTGGATAAACTCATAGGACACGCCCTGGGGGAGCGGGCCCTGCCTCTGTCGGAATGTGCGGTATTGCTCAGTGGCCGGGCGAGTTTCGAGCTGTTACAGAAGAGTTTGATGGCTGGAGTGCCGATTGTGGCGGCGGTAGGCGCGCCGTCGTCGCTTGCAATAGAGTGCGCGGAAGCAAACAACATGACACTGGTGGGGTTCCTGCGCGGTTCGGGGTTTAATGTCTACTCCGGTCCTGAGCGCATTATGTTTGATCGCTGA
- a CDS encoding formate dehydrogenase subunit gamma: MTPEQIKQRTAIIVESMQFLPGGLLPILHRLQDQLGYVPEESVPVVAKALNLSRAEVHGVISFYHHFRRTPPGRRTLFVCRSEACQSVGGRALEQHAKERLGIDWHETTTDGSVTLEPIYCLGNCACAPAVMLDEQVVGRVTSGRLDALIDDLSATD, encoded by the coding sequence ATGACACCGGAGCAGATAAAACAGCGTACAGCTATCATCGTGGAGTCCATGCAGTTTCTGCCGGGTGGGCTACTGCCTATCTTGCATCGCCTGCAGGATCAGCTTGGCTATGTGCCTGAGGAATCGGTGCCCGTGGTGGCTAAAGCGCTTAATCTATCTCGCGCTGAAGTGCACGGTGTAATCAGTTTCTATCATCATTTTCGCCGCACGCCGCCCGGTCGTCGCACCTTGTTTGTGTGTCGTTCGGAAGCGTGTCAGTCGGTCGGTGGGCGCGCTTTGGAGCAGCATGCCAAAGAACGACTCGGCATCGATTGGCATGAAACGACAACGGACGGGAGCGTCACGCTCGAGCCGATTTATTGTCTCGGCAACTGTGCCTGTGCGCCCGCGGTGATGCTCGATGAGCAGGTGGTCGGTCGGGTGACATCCGGACGACTCGACGCGCTGATCGATGACCTCAGCGCAACTGACTG